The sequence GGGTTTGATACTGGGTTTCTTGAATTAAAATTTgaacttaatttaaactttaagAATATGGGTATGAATCTAATTACACATAACCAGTATGAGAAGGAGAACATGATATCACTTACTGGTAGATTTTTACTACTCATTTCCAATTAAAAAAAGGGATTTCTTTAGAAACATAAAAGCATATAAAAAGCTCTAATTTTTGGAGTTGGGGTTTGAAATTTGATAGAAGGAGGAACAAATATATCTGTCTTAAATTACATTACAATAATTTGATTACGAAACTTATTCATGTGGAATTTGATTTGTGTTTTCTTTAAtcgataattaattaattaattaaatttattaaatggAAATGTTAATAGGGTTGGGATTGATTTGCCAACAATTGAAGTACAATATGAGAATTTGACAGTGGAGGCTGATGTCAACACTGGAAGCAGAGCTTTACCTAGTTTCATTAACTTCCATATTGATATATTTGAGGTAATTAATTATTAAACAATCTAATATAAtagtatatgcatatatatgcatATGCATACAATTTATTTAAACCTTTTTATTGAAATAGCCATGTTTGATACTATCATCAGATGTTTTTGAGCTTATTCCATTTGCTTCCGAATTCAAAAAAGCATATAACCATCCTTGACAATGTTAGCGGGATCGTTAAACCTAGCAGGTGAGCCGAAACAACATGATTATATCTCATCATAATCCCTTAATAAAATCTAACATTGCAAAATATGTTTGCAGGATGACATTACTTTTGGGCCCACCAAGTTCTGGGAAAACGACACTGTTGTTAGCCATGGCTGGGAAGCTCGATAAAGAACTTCAGGTAAACTTGTTATTCGCAGTGATTCATTTCAAGACtgaaacatttcaaaattttgTCAATCTTTTTGCTAAAACTATATGATCAAATTTGTTTAATTTTTGTAACGGTAGAGCTCAGGGAAGGTGACGTATAACGGACATGAATTACATGAGTTTGTACCCGAAAGAACATCTGCTTATATAAGTCAAAACGATGTTCATATTGGAGAAATGACTGTTAGAGAAACATTGGCTTTTTCTGCAAGATGCCAAGGGATTGGATCGCGTTATGGTTAGATTGAAATAAATCATCCCAATTTACTAATCATTGaatattgattatgattattaccaaAAACTAGTATTTTTGTGACATTGTGTTGCTTAAATTGCAGAGATGTTGGCAGAGTTGTCAAGAAGAGAGATAAATGCAAAAATAAAACCTGATCCCGATATTGATGTCTTTATGAAGGTACATAACAAAACCGAAATTCAGGAAAAATAATATCTTTTTTATGCCATCTTTTATAGTAAATAGTAATCTTAATTCAATACTCAATTCATAAATATGTAGGCTGCGGCTTCAGAAGGTCAAGAAGCCAATGTTGTGACCGATTACATTCTAAAGGTATAAACTTTTTCGGTTTTTATGTAAATGAATGAATATAAAATATTTGTAAATATAACGTAAGTTGTTTCTTGTGCAGTTGTTGGGGTTGGACATTTGTGCAGATACTATGGTTGGGGATCAAATGATACGAGGGATTTCGGGTGGGCAAAAGAAGCGTGTTACAACTGGTAAAACAGTCAAataattttttatatttatttatttaattttttttaatatacacaTATGAGATGTTTAGGCTAAATTTGTAAACCGTTACAATTTCAGGTGAAATGATAGTTGGACCATCAAAGGTTCTACTTATGGATGAGATATCTACTGGTTTGGATAGTTCTACAACTTTCCAAATTGTGAAATCGCTTAAACAATTTACACATATTCTCGAAGGAACCGCAGTTATTTCTCTCCTTCAACCAGCACCCGAGACATATGACTTATTTGATGACATCATTCTTTTAACCGATGGAATAATCGTGTACCAAGGACCACGTGACAATGTGCTCGAGTTTTTTGAATTTATGGGGTTCAAATGTCCCGAGAGGAAAGGTGTTGCCGATTTCTTGCAAGAAGTAAGTATTCACTAAATCTTGTACGATGATGCatgatgatgtatgatgatgtGGGAACTGTGTTATACAGGTGACATCAAAGAAAGATCAACAACAATACTGGATGAGAAGAAACGAGCATTACAGATTTGTATCGGCTCGGGAATTTTCAGATTCTTTCAAGTCGTTCCATGTTGGAAAGAGACTTGAGAATGATCTTCGCACCCCATATGACAAAACCCGAAGCCACCCAGCTGCTCTTACAACCGAGAAGTACGGTTTAAGTACAAAAGAGCTTTTCAAAGCTTGTTTCGATAGAGAGGTCTTGCTTGTTAAGAGAAATTCATTTGTTTACTACTTCAAATTGACCCAAGTAAGTGTCATGTTGACTAAcatcatacaacaacaacaacaacaacaatacccaattccactaaagtggagtatggggaggttagatgtagacaatctttcctctaccctagagtaaaagagaagtcattcctccacccacggatacctatcggtccgcGGGTAGaagaagtcgtccctccctatactagagggcagagaggctgcttcctaagGACCTCCGACCAGAAGAACCATGAAATCCGTTAAGTGAAGTAACTAAATGCAAGTAAAGTAGATAAAATAGAAACCTTACCATGGAAAATGTAAAGATAAATATAGCATGTAACAAAGTAAAGTAATAGAACATATAAGTGAAATATGTaagtgtcaaatatgcaagtataacaagtcatatatgtataatatgTGTATGTAAACATGGTCAATATTTTAGGATAACatcatacatatgataataatgataattttgacCCGTTTACTTGGTCAATATTTTCTTCTtctaatatatctaaaatgagccaAATAAATTTTAGGATTCTGCTAACGATACCCGTTAGGACTGTCGTTAACATGCATTAAATCATTGTACATAGCGGTTACCAGTTACTATCTAGCTGGCGGTTTTAAATTGTACAATAATAATATATAGCATGTTCATAACAACAAATTCCCAAATTTTATTAGCTAAGATGGAACTGGGCTGAAAGTAGACAATAGTCTATTGTTTATAAATACATTAACAAGTCTTGCTTAGCTctaatcaatattgttattattttgggTTGTTTCAGCTATTTCTCATGGCATTAATGTCAATGACCGTGTTTTTACGAACCGAGATGCATAGAAATACTTTAGAGGATGGAGGTATCTATACCGGTGCTCTATTTTTTGGTGTGATTATGATCATGTTTAACGGGTTTTCTGAAATTCCAATGACAATTGCAAAGCTTCCCGTTTTTTACAAGCAACGGGACTTTCGGTTTTATCCCTCGTGGGCCTACGCTCTTCCTTCATGGGTAGTCAAGATTCCCGTTTCGTTTCTTGAAGCAGGCCTATGGACGATCCTCACCTACTACGTCATAGGATTTGATCCCCGATTCACAGTGTCAGTAAATTTTTAGGATTAAAGATTACAACTTTTTTTGTTTTGTTTCGTTTTAACTTGAATACTCGTTCCTCACCGAATCTACAACTTATGGCAGATTCTTGAAGCATTACTTTTTACTGTTAGTTAGTAACCAAGTGTCTGCTGGATTGTTTCGATTCATTGGTGCAACTGGTCGCAACATGATTGTTGCAAATACATTTGGTTCGTTTGCGCTTCTCATAATCATTGCATTGGGTGGCTTTGTCCTTTCACGAGGTGATAAAAACTAAAAgcttttttaaattaagttgtatatataaaaaaatagattATTTTCTAAAATATAATAGTTTTTTCCGTTGCAGATGATGTGAAAAAGTGGTGGTTATGGGGATACTGGATATCCCCGATGATGTACGCGATGAACGGTATCACTGTTAATGAATTTCTCGGGGACCGATGGAATAAGGCAAGTGAAAATTTTGTATTTTTCATACTCTTGACTGCATTCTACATTGATAAAAAagaatacttatatttatttttatttctatattttatgCAGCCTTTAAATGGTACGAATACGACACTAGGGAAATCTATCATCACCGCTCGAGGATTGTTTGCTGAAGCTTACTGGTACTGGATTGCGATTGCGGCTTCCATTGGATTCATATTTCTCTTCAATTCATGTTTCGGTTTGTCTCTTGAGTTTCTCAATCGTgagtatctatctatctatatacctCTACATTTTGGtttttgaattgaatgatgttatactCCCTCGGTTCCAAAATAACTCTCCTGTTTTGACTTTTCAATGTCTTTCTTtctcaactttgactttaaatataaatatttatgttatataatatttgatgaaaattatatgagtGGATAGAGTTTTAAATGTACTTTTTGTTGGTATAACTTTGATCaactattatataacacaaatgaagatatttaaagtcaaagttaaaaAGGAAAGACTTTCAAAAGTCAAAAGGGAGAGTCAATTTGGGACGGACATAGTTTTTTGCGATTTGGTAACGTTTATCGTGAAATATTATAGCTTTTGGGAAATCTCGACCTCTATCGTCACAAACCGACAGTGACAAAAACGCCGTTGAGCTATCTGCTAGTGGGACCGGAAGTGATCGAACCAAGAAAAAAGGAATGATTCTTCCATTTGAACCACATTCAATAACCTTCAACGATGTCAAATATTCCGTCGACATGCCTCATGTAACATTCTAACGATTTACCAAAAGAGTATTTTGTTTAAATGAATAAATCGAATACTATGAGCttcataaattaattatattttgtTAGGAAATGAGAGATCAAGGAACAAATGAAGATAGATTGCTGTTACTTAAGAGTGTGAGTGGAGCTTTTAGGCCCGGTGTTCTAACCGCTTTAATGGGAGTGAGTGGTGCGGGAAAAACCACTTTAATGGATGTATTAGCGGGTCGAAAAACGGGTGGGTATATCGAGGGCGACATTAGGATTTCGGGTTACCCAAAAAAGCAAGAAACGTTCGCTCGTATATCCGGATATTGCGAACAAAACGACATCCATTCGCCTCATGTTACGGTTTATGAATCTTTATTGTACTCAGCTTGGCTAAGGTTGGCAACCGATGTTACCGAAAACACCAGAAAGGTTAGAGTAAATAACAATATACTCAAATGTAGACAAAAcccgttatttattattattattattattattattattattattattattattattattatatctatatatctaaaaggcATAGCCAAAGTGAATAGTAAATCTCACAAGTTTCACAAACTACTCCCAatcttttacttacttacattttagcCCCAGAATATATAATCGTTAACTTTATggtttttataaacttaccacaaacttttaacatcttatactttaatcattaaacttctcattcattataaatcgaccacatactttatatactacctaatagacaaaaaGGCATAGCCAAAGTGAATAGTAAACCTCACAAGTTTCACAAACTACCCCCAatcttttacttacttacattttagcCCCAGAATATATAATCGTTAACTTTATggtttttataaacttaccacaaacttttaacatcttatactttaatcattaaacttctcattcattataaatcgaccacatactttatatactacctaatagacaaaaaGGCATAGCCAAAGTGAATAGTAAACCTCACAAGTTTCACAAACTACCCCCAatcttttacttacttacattttagcCCCAGAATATATAATCGTTAACTTTATggtttttataaacttaccacaaacttttaacatcttatactttaaccattaaacttctcattcattataaatcgaccacatactttatatactacctaatagacaaaaacgattaatagtcaccaggggtgctttcgtcctttcacctttttttttccccttttccaccttttttttttttaaaaaggccccatagtttgttcaaatattaaaatcgaccccccaaacaggggtatagtgtcaaatactcattttcataaaaaaaatttaaataaactccacccaaatattcaacgggtcatatcttctcgctcgcaacgagttaaatttttctgacaccatcgttaaactcgaaataattttaggagcacactctcactaactatacgcaatacagacgctttttaaaaaacgttaaatatttgaggtacttttcatacacgtcaattttgcgttaaatttttaaaagtcgacaattccatagtgaaaTGCGGAGATgtgcatatattgttaatttaaaataacatttaaatctttcacggattataccttttagttcgactcgagttgcgcttcaacgatatcatcgttagccacgaaataattttacaaactaaacgcaatataatacattgaaaaccgaaccccggcgcgaagcgagggttcgaacactagttattATTAATTAGATTAGAATTAGAATAAAAATGATTAATTTGATTGTGATTTGTTATTTGAAGATGTTTGTTGATGAGGTGATGGACCTAGTGGAATTGAACCCGTTAAGAGACGCATTAGTTGGGTTGCCAGGTGTAAATGGGCTGTCAACAGAACAAAGAAAACGGTTAACCATTGCAGTTGAGCTTGTGGCTAACCCGTCTATAATATTTATGGATGAGCCAACTTCTGGGTTAGATGCGCGAGCGGCTGCAATTGTGATGAGAACGGTTAGGAACACTGTTGACACAGGAAGAACGGTTGTATGCACCATTCATCAACCTAGCATTGATATCTTTGAAGCTTTCGATGAACTATTTTTGATGAAAAGAGGAGGACAAGAATTATATGTAGGGCCCGTCGGTAGGAATTCGTGTGAGCTGATAAAATACTTTGAGGTAAGATACCAATTTAAACGTAGCACAAATTCTTGTAAAATCAGTTTGCTAGAAATACTTGTTTATGTTTGGCCATTGTGTACAAATCTTTTTTTGCAGGAAATAGACTATATGTGGATTTTCTActgtttttttgtaaaaaaaaaaaaaaaaatgactttTGTAAAATGTTGACTCTTTTCGAGAAATGTGACTTTTGACTGACTCAGACCCGACTCAGACCGACTTTGACCTGACTTTTAAAAATGTTTACCTGACTCAGACCCATTTTGACCTGATGTTTTGCAAAATGTTGAATTTTTGCAACACGTTGACTTTTTGCAAAACGTTGACTTTTTGCAAAACGTTGACTTTTTGCAAAATGTTGACTTTTGACCTGACAATTTAAAACTGTGATATTATTGTGAACCAGGATATCGATGGGGTAAGTAAGATAAAAGACGGATATAACCCTGCGACATGGATGTTGGAAGTTAGTACAACCGCTCAAGAAATTGCTCTAGGCGTCGATTTCACTGAAATATACAGAAACTCAGAACTATTCAGGTAAATTAGATTTTTCACATATAATGTTGCATTCCACAATTGTATTATTATTAGCTTATGATAGAAACCAACATTCGTTACAGGAGAAATAAGGCACTTATTGCTGAACTAAGCGTCGCACAACCCGGTACAAAAGAGCTTTATTTCCCGACACAATACTCACAATCTTTTTTAGTCCAATGTATCGCTTGCTTATGGAAACAACGTCTGTCCTACTGGCGAAACCCGTCTTACACTGCTGTTCGTTTTGCTTTCACCACTTTTATCGGGATCATGTTTGGTACTATGTTCTGGGATCTTGGTAAAAAAAGGTAAAATTCCAAATCTGAAAATAAATCATTTGTAACATTTTTTCATCATACATGTGTGTCAATGATTCAGTTCGTACTATACTAATTTTAGGAAAACCCAACAAGATCTATCTAACGCAATGGGTTCTATGTATGCGGCAACTTTGTTCCTTGGAGTTCAAAACTCCTCGGCGGTGCAGCCGGTTGTAGACATCGAACGCACCGTGTTTTACCGAGAACGGGCCGCAGGAATGTATTCCGCTTTAGCATATGCCTGTGCTCAGGTAACTTTGTCCAACAtggtttatcatatatatatatatatatatatatatatatatatatatatatatatatatatatatatatatatatatatatatatatatatgtgtatatatatatatagtggtaggatcaagagggaagtaaccaatcggggggaagcaaaaacttttttttttcgttttttgaaaaaacttaattcacgaacattatagatgggatgaaaatatgaacatttagtagagacactttgtgataaatgtttttattttggcggaaaaacgctcgaagaagtaatatataacaattatcgtgtttttcgagcgtatgttgaggttttagctattggggtttagatattagggtttagatattagggtttagaaatttagggtttagggtttagatttagggtttagatttaggatctagattgagtttttaacacgaacggtttagagtttagggtttagggtttggtgttttgggtttgtgtaataaacccaaaacaccaaaccctaaaccctaaaccctaaaccctaaacactaaaaccctaaaccctaaaccctaaaccctaaactctaaatcgggctaaattttacttcacaaaacatgaaaaaaaacattcatattcttcacgaacaatattatcttgaatgttatttttgtcgatctttttcccgcctaaataataacattcatcacgaa comes from Rutidosis leptorrhynchoides isolate AG116_Rl617_1_P2 chromosome 4, CSIRO_AGI_Rlap_v1, whole genome shotgun sequence and encodes:
- the LOC139845600 gene encoding pleiotropic drug resistance protein 1-like isoform X5 is translated as MDVFSRSTREEDDAEALKWASLEKLPTFDRLKKGLLFGSSGPSNEVDVDNLTYEDRKRLLDRLVNIADEDNEKFLLKLRNRIDRVGIDLPTIEVQYENLTVEADVNTGSRALPSFINFHIDIFEMFLSLFHLLPNSKKHITILDNVSGIVKPSRMTLLLGPPSSGKTTLLLAMAGKLDKELQSSGKVTYNGHELHEFVPERTSAYISQNDVHIGEMTVRETLAFSARCQGIGSRYEMLAELSRREINAKIKPDPDIDVFMKAAASEGQEANVVTDYILKLLGLDICADTMVGDQMIRGISGGQKKRVTTGEMIVGPSKVLLMDEISTGLDSSTTFQIVKSLKQFTHILEGTAVISLLQPAPETYDLFDDIILLTDGIIVYQGPRDNVLEFFEFMGFKCPERKGVADFLQEVTSKKDQQQYWMRRNEHYRFVSAREFSDSFKSFHVGKRLENDLRTPYDKTRSHPAALTTEKYGLSTKELFKACFDREVLLVKRNSFVYYFKLTQLFLMALMSMTVFLRTEMHRNTLEDGGIYTGALFFGVIMIMFNGFSEIPMTIAKLPVFYKQRDFRFYPSWAYALPSWVVKIPVSFLEAGLWTILTYYVIGFDPRFTVFLKHYFLLLVSNQVSAGLFRFIGATGRNMIVANTFGSFALLIIIALGGFVLSRDDVKKWWLWGYWISPMMYAMNGITVNEFLGDRWTNTTLGKSIITARGLFAEAYWYWIAIAASIGFIFLFNSCFGLSLEFLNPFGKSRPLSSQTDSDKNAVELSASGTGSDRTKKKGMILPFEPHSITFNDVKYSVDMPHEMRDQGTNEDRLLLLKSVSGAFRPGVLTALMGVSGAGKTTLMDVLAGRKTGGYIEGDIRISGYPKKQETFARISGYCEQNDIHSPHVTVYESLLYSAWLRLATDVTENTRKMFVDEVMDLVELNPLRDALVGLPGVNGLSTEQRKRLTIAVELVANPSIIFMDEPTSGLDARAAAIVMRTVRNTVDTGRTVVCTIHQPSIDIFEAFDELFLMKRGGQELYVGPVGRNSCELIKYFEDIDGVSKIKDGYNPATWMLEVSTTAQEIALGVDFTEIYRNSELFRRNKALIAELSVAQPGTKELYFPTQYSQSFLVQCIACLWKQRLSYWRNPSYTAVRFAFTTFIGIMFGTMFWDLGKKRKTQQDLSNAMGSMYAATLFLGVQNSSAVQPVVDIERTVFYRERAAGMYSALAYACAQVLVEIPYIFMQTITYCIIVYAMIGFDWTATKFFWYTYFQFCLLLYMTLYGMMTVAITPNANIAAIVAASFYGFFNLFSGFIVPRPKIPVWWRWYYWGNPLAWTIYGMVASQFGDYDDLLVDGETVKGYLDRFFGFKHSFLGAVAGVHIGLVIGFGLIFAYCIQSYNFQKR